TCACCTGCACGCCCTGTCGACCGTCGGTTGGCGGCGTCGGGCCGGCCTCCTCGCGGTCGCGGGCTTCCTGGCGTTCCTCTTCAACTTCTTCGGGGTCAACATCTGGATCCCGGGCCTCCACTCGTACGCAGGAGTTTGACGACATGAGCAATGGCCTCTCCACCCTCATCGTGGGCTTGGTCGCCACCATCGGCACCCTCGCGGTGCTCTACCTCCTGGCCAGGGCCAAGTGGTGAGCAACGCGATGAGGATTCGACGTTCTGCCGTGCTCCGTGCCGCGGGAATCCTGGCGGCCGCCGGCCTCGGCGTGCTCGTGTCGGCGACCCCGTCGGGTGCGCATACCGACTTCATCGGGGCAGACCCACACGACGGAGCCAACCTCCACGAGCTGCCTCGCGAGGTACGACTGGAGTTCTCCGAGCAGATGGATCCCGGGCTGAGCTCGGTGAGCGTGCGGGGCGGGGCAGGAACCGGCGTGAATGTCGACGTCGCGACCGGGGAGAAGCCCACCGAGCTGGTGGCGACGCTGCCGGCATCGCTGGCCCCGGAGAGTGGGACCACCACCGAGTGGACCATCTCGTTCCGCGTCGTGTCCCGCGACGGACATCCCGTGGCCGGCACCACGACCTTCACCCTGCGAACTCCCGTGTCCGCGACGCAGGACCCTGATCCGTCCGACGAAGAATCCGAATCCTCGTCCACCTCCCCGGACAGCTCGACTTCCGAGCCTGCAGGACAACCCAGCGAGGCAGGTCAGACCGACCGAGCCCAGCGCGACGACAGGAACCTGTGGCTGCCCCTCACCATCGGTGGCGGCGTGCTGATCATGCTCCTGCTGGCCGTGGCCACGACGATGCGACTCGTCGGCCGGGATCGAGAGGCGTGAGTCGTCCGGCGCGCGC
This Nocardioides palaemonis DNA region includes the following protein-coding sequences:
- a CDS encoding copper resistance CopC family protein — its product is MSNAMRIRRSAVLRAAGILAAAGLGVLVSATPSGAHTDFIGADPHDGANLHELPREVRLEFSEQMDPGLSSVSVRGGAGTGVNVDVATGEKPTELVATLPASLAPESGTTTEWTISFRVVSRDGHPVAGTTTFTLRTPVSATQDPDPSDEESESSSTSPDSSTSEPAGQPSEAGQTDRAQRDDRNLWLPLTIGGGVLIMLLLAVATTMRLVGRDREA